Proteins from one Candidatus Saccharimonadales bacterium genomic window:
- a CDS encoding LPXTG cell wall anchor domain-containing protein yields the protein MNKFFAAISRAPKRTAGLAIIAAAVLVPAALFAWGPDRPTFTMEVPASYVTFNSITNNPTQGDERNFVQIKEDTAPASAYGENVTLQPGKTYDVYSFYHNNAASNLNDAAHNYAGIAKNAFMRTQMPATVKSGEKARITSFVGASNSNPSQVWDEAYATATSDVALRYVPNSAVIHSNGAVNGATLPDSLFTTGTPLGYDKLDGTVPGCNQYAGYVVYKFTVDQPNFEVTKQVSKNGANTYGESVTVNPGDEVQYKIQYKNNGTTQQNDVAIRDALPAGVSYVAGTTEVSNSKTNGQWTKTIDGVTSPSGLAIGAYAPTGNAYVKFTAKIADNDKLAKCGVNTLVNTATAVTNNGNKSDTANVVVSKTCAPGTPVLCTVPGKETLPVNSPDCVTAPVTELPTTGMTENIVSVLGLGALIAAIAYYVTSRRAVAQR from the coding sequence CGTGCGCCAAAACGTACAGCTGGTCTTGCAATTATTGCAGCGGCCGTACTTGTCCCAGCAGCATTATTTGCCTGGGGACCAGATCGTCCAACGTTTACAATGGAAGTTCCTGCTTCGTATGTAACGTTTAACTCGATCACAAACAACCCAACACAGGGCGATGAACGAAACTTCGTTCAAATCAAAGAAGATACTGCACCTGCGAGTGCTTATGGTGAGAACGTTACGTTACAACCAGGTAAGACATACGATGTGTATTCTTTCTACCACAACAATGCAGCAAGCAACTTAAACGACGCAGCTCATAACTACGCTGGTATTGCAAAGAACGCATTCATGCGAACTCAGATGCCTGCAACAGTTAAAAGCGGCGAAAAAGCTCGCATCACATCATTTGTTGGTGCAAGTAATAGCAACCCTAGCCAAGTCTGGGACGAAGCTTATGCGACTGCAACAAGTGATGTTGCACTTCGCTACGTACCAAACTCTGCTGTGATTCACAGCAATGGTGCCGTAAACGGTGCGACACTACCAGACAGTTTATTTACTACTGGTACACCCCTTGGTTACGACAAATTAGACGGTACAGTACCTGGTTGTAACCAGTACGCTGGATACGTTGTATATAAATTTACAGTTGATCAACCAAACTTTGAAGTAACTAAACAAGTCAGCAAAAACGGTGCAAACACTTACGGTGAATCTGTAACTGTTAATCCTGGTGACGAAGTTCAGTACAAAATCCAGTACAAAAATAATGGTACAACTCAGCAAAATGACGTCGCTATCCGTGACGCACTCCCTGCTGGCGTCAGTTATGTTGCCGGAACTACTGAAGTTTCAAACAGCAAAACTAACGGTCAATGGACAAAGACTATTGATGGCGTTACAAGCCCATCTGGTCTTGCTATCGGTGCATACGCACCAACCGGTAATGCTTATGTCAAGTTCACAGCTAAAATTGCTGACAACGATAAGCTTGCAAAGTGTGGCGTTAATACACTTGTTAACACAGCAACTGCTGTAACTAACAATGGTAATAAGAGTGACACAGCAAATGTCGTTGTTAGTAAAACATGTGCACCAGGAACACCAGTACTATGTACTGTTCCAGGCAAAGAAACATTGCCAGTAAACAGTCCTGACTGTGTTACCGCACCTGTTACTGAACTACCTACAACTGGTATGACAGAAAACATCGTAAGCGTTCTAGGTCTTGGTGCACTTATTGCAGCAATCGCCTACTACGTAACAAGCCGACGTGCAGTTGCACAACGTTAA